The bacterium genome window below encodes:
- a CDS encoding DinB family protein — protein sequence MNKVVLSALVDDLKLHHGITMRYLKALHNEHLDWRPTEGVRTTRELVVHMYDGVLPMLNSLKTGTLTEADNNAENAKAMKMTIEELRVYAKSVFEQYVATVEAADDELLNKVIHIFYGDFPAGLMMKFFYDEHLLHRGQLSVYFRMLGIEPPFAYDFEHNEQ from the coding sequence ATGAATAAAGTCGTATTATCTGCCTTAGTTGATGATTTAAAATTGCATCACGGTATTACGATGCGATACTTGAAAGCATTGCATAACGAGCACCTTGATTGGCGTCCCACCGAAGGGGTGCGAACAACCCGCGAATTAGTCGTTCACATGTATGACGGTGTTCTCCCAATGCTCAATTCTCTGAAAACGGGGACGCTGACTGAAGCGGACAACAATGCCGAAAACGCGAAAGCGATGAAGATGACCATCGAAGAGTTGCGCGTCTATGCAAAATCGGTGTTTGAACAGTACGTCGCGACGGTGGAAGCTGCCGACGACGAGTTGTTGAATAAAGTCATCCATATCTTCTACGGTGATTTCCCGGCAGGTCTAATGATGAAGTTTTTCTACGATGAGCATCTGCTGCATCGCGGTCAACTGAGCGTCTATTTCCGAATGCTGGGAATCGAACCGCCGTTCGCATACGACTTCGAACACAACGAGCAGTAG